The following is a genomic window from Mauremys mutica isolate MM-2020 ecotype Southern chromosome 4, ASM2049712v1, whole genome shotgun sequence.
AATCCAACATTGTAATGTCCACAACTACTGGTTGTTTATTAAATCAgggttttttatgtttttttaataaatcctccTAACTTCCCTGTGTGGATAAATCATGCCTCTTGTATGGAATTAAAATTTAGGAACCAGATTCTGCATTGATTTACCTCACTATCTTCAGGTGGATCCCATTGTTTTCAGATGGATTACACTGAGTTCTGATAAtaagtcagagcagaatttggctacaGTTCTGGAACATATGAGCAAAACACTTTATTACACTCCTTAGTAGGGATAATGTCTAAAATGGTAGGTTAAAAATGTAATCTGCTTTTCTTCTTTTATCTAATTTCAAAATCCAAGTAATGTATGTGCATAAAATTGCTTCAAGGGTCTCttcttttaatatatatttaaaaagtcaaTCACTTGTTAGCAAtcttaaaatacacctctaccccgatataacacgaatttggatataacacggtaaagcagtgctctgggggggagaggggggctgcgtgctccggaggatcaaatcaagttcgatataacgcggttcccctataatgcggtaagattttggctcccgaggacatggttatatcgaggtagaggtatatcTGTATCTTGTACATTATGGGAAGGAAACAGTTTCAAATTTATGAGGGCTTGTGAACAAAAATATTGAGTAAATGATGATAACTGCATTGAAAGGATCTCCTTATTttgaaccttttaaaaaaaatcaagagaatCAAGAGGGAGGATCTCTGATTTATCTAAAACTATACAGGGAATTTTGCTGgcttttggttgtttgttttttgcaaggGCAGGAAGAGTGTATATCAATTCAGTTccattctgtttttttccccctcttccctaAAAAAAGAAACATTGAAAATGTCTCAGGATCCTGATATTCCACATACAAGTGAGGAAAAATCAAGTGATTCAGAAGATATCCAAGAGGACAGCTTGAACAACCCAGATCAATCTATGAGAGAAAGGATACGACGAAGTACCTCAAGTCCACACAGATGCAACAGAGCTCAATGTAAGCAAATCTGTTAAAATAaagtacaaaaatatatttttcttgttgtgaagataaatatttaGATTCCTTTAAAAGGCTCACTGGGTGCTGCACAATTAACTATTGTGTAATTAATTAAATATTGTATCGATcattaacaattaaaaaaaagttttcttctcctttttcctttaatgtcATTGGCTTTTCTGTCCTGTGAAGCAGCCCATAGGGAGGCTGGGTAAGACTGCCATAAGTTAATGCACCCCTCAAGCACTCCTGATCAGGCCACAGTACCAGAATAAAAACCAGCAAATGTGTTTCTTCCCCCAGAGTAAGCTTGGAATTCATTGCAGTTACTTATAGGAAGGAAGTGAAAGCTGTCACTGGAAGAAGTCCTGGAATTCCATTGTCATCAACTTATAATATTACTATCCTTGGTTATTTAGGGCCTGGTCCTAAAAGGTGCACAATGCCCTCTATccttattaaagttaatgtggGTGGAAGGCTCTCAGCAACATTGTGGGCTTGCCACCATGTCTGGCTGTCCTTCCATCATAAAATCACCACCCACATCCCTCTAGGGAAGAGTTATTCCTTCAGTTCACTTTTTGCAATTACTGGGCCAAATCCTTATGTTATCAAAActcttatttaaataaatgggaaaTTTTCCATGAATAAGGGCTTCAGAATTTGGCCATTTGTCATTTTCTAAGTAATTGTTTTCTGTGCTTTTGTATCTGGTCGATTTTGAAAAGTACAGGGATCCAAATTTAGGTCCCAAACTAGCAGGGTCTCAGAGGCACACTATATATCCTAGCCAGCCCCTGTGTGGTGGGGGAAAGAGCTCTGCGTGTCCTCCTCTAGCAGTTCCTGTTGCCCACAAGGAGCAGCATTCAGGTTTCTTGCAGTCATTCCCCGGGTGCTGTGTTTTGTTGGGGGAGAATACGAGTGCTATTGTAGAACAACCTCTGGTCATATGGAGGCTCCTATGAACATTTGAAATGGTGTCTTTTACACCCTCCACTACTATGTGAAATCTACATCTACTTTAAATTTTACTGTTGCTGAAAGCCCACAGGCAAATAATAGAGGTCCTGTGGTCACAAAGGCCACTTGTGCCTAGAGATACCcgtaagggagggggaaggaaagcaCAGGATATTAATAAATTTCAGCCCTTTGCACCTAACATTACTGTGAGCCAGAATCAGTAGAGTGGTGTGTTCTACACATGTATCATGTGCATGCCTGTGTCTGTGATCCTAACCAAGGGCCTGCACCTGCAAATACTTATGAATCTGAGTAactcagtgcttctcaaacttttgtattggtgacccctttcacaccgcaagcctctgagtgcgaccccctttatgaattaaaaccacattttaaaaagtatttaacaCTGTAATAAAAGCTGGAGGCGAAGCGGGGCTTGAGGATGgtggctgacagcttgtgacccccctgtAATAAGAGATcacgacccccaatttgagaacccctgtgagtcatctgacttcagtgggaatatttGAGTGTCTAAGTATttacaggatctggcccaatatagtATGCTCATTTGCTTGTACATCATCCAGTCCATCCGCTTAGCTTTCTGGAGGGTTGTAGCCTTTGGTTTATAGTTTAATAGTTGTTTCCTTAACCTTCAAAGGGACCTTACCCCCCAAAAAAGGTCAAATCGAACGGTATGTCAGCTTTTGGTTCTGCCAGGCAGTGTAGTGTACCTTAAGTCTGAAAATTAATGAGCTTTAATGGGGCTGGAAACATTTTGAGTCCTCATACTACAGGGCAGTGACAAACATTCTTGCCAGATCATTACGTTGCATTAAAGTTTATTGCCAGAGTATGGTCTTTCTGATTTGGTGTTTTTGTGCTTAATGTAGGAGCTGGTTATGATATTACTATTGGCTCTGAAAAGTCTGGTCTGACTAGCAAGTCCCTATAggtaaaacaaatgaaaaagcaAATGAGAATTCCCCTGGGTATGATTTCTGCTTTTGGCTAAAGAAACAGAATTACCCCAGATATTATTTGCAAAAGCCTGCAAATACAATGCATTTtatctgtgtttttgtttttaaaaccagtGCTAATTATTTGTTGAGCATGATGGTGTTTGGAGCTGTGTCAAACACAGGAGACATTTCCTATGGGATTTATGCTGTAAGCCCTGATATTGCAAGATGCCCTTCAGAGAGTCCAGTGTGCTGCACTACATGTGTGAGCAAAAGCAAAAGTCAAGTGTTAGGCATAATCCTCTGCACTGAGAGGTAGCTAGTCATGAAAGCTGGGTAAAGAAAGGGCTACGGTCAGGAGATGTGTGTGTCTGAAGAGATGTGCTTAAGTGCATTTTTCAGCATACAAATTAGGTGCTTAGCTATAGTTTCCCTTTTTAGTCTTTACTTCTGCTGTTAGGCAGGAATAATTTGGTAATCAAGCAAGAGCACTTTGATTTAAATGCAGGCTGAGTGCACTGCCTGTCTGCTCATCACTTCAGACTCCCCACAGGCATtgtgcaggatcaaaccctaggCAGTAATATGCAAGTGTATAAAGTGCTGGGTGAACTGAAGAGCTGTTTATGACAAAGTTGCACAGGTAATTCTTTATTAAATAAATGACACTTTGTATAGCAGACAATTGGGGAAAGGCTTCTTAATGAAGGGCCTGTTCCCTGTGGAAGGTTGCTACCTGCATAAACCCAATCATATAAACCTGTTAATCGATCTAAAAAAATCTATTCCAAGTTAACCTAATGTGATTAGTATGGATCAAGGGGTTTTATTTCAGTGTGGGGTATACTGAATGTTTTTATAATGTTTTTGCCAAAATTGGAATTGAAGCAACAGAATTATCACAATCACAGGGTGACAGAGCAACCAGTCCTTGCTTTCTGTTCTTTATCTTCCTCTTTCTCACTTTTCCTTCTGTGCAGCTGGGGAGGAGTCTGGCCAGCCCTCTTTTCATCTGATGGCACTAATGATATGGTCTCTTCTCACAGATGATTGGACCAGCATGTGCCTTCTCAGTTTTTGGCAGGCACATGCTTTATTACTCAGAATAGCTTGCTGCAGGCCTGCTCTGTCTCTATGCTGCTTAGCACTGACGTCAGCACTGCTACAAGCACAACTTGGGGGGGACCTTCTCCTGAGAAGGTCAACAGCAAAGCtccagttgatttcagtgggtgcagCATTACTCCCTTAATCAGCACCTATTATATCATCACCACCTTTGCCACATTTATTTCTACATGCTGCTAATGCATTTGGTGTCACAGCAATATCAGCCCTGGCCCACTGGGATGTTATATAACCTAAGTCAGGACAAATGTGAGCACTAGTTCCCACTATGTTCAAACAGCTGGTACTGTTTTCAAGTCTTGGCTTTACCACCCAGTGACCTTCCGCCTCCCAGTTTTCTATAGCTAGTTACCTCCTTCCTTTACTACCTAATGAAAGCTGGGCCTGGTGTGTGTGCCGCACTGCTGCCTCCCATTCCTGTGTGCACTTTCTAATTCTCATGCCACTCCAAACCCCAATCTCAGGCTTCTTGCTGTGCTCTAGGATATGGAGCAACCCATGTCCCATTGAGCATACAGAGATGAATGGAAGGAGAAGAGCTGTGGCATCAGAGCACAGGCTAGGCCCTGAAATCATTAGCAAGTTAAGAATAGCAAGACCTTGGTTTCAGGAAACGGGGGGCAAGTAGGTTGTTGATTCCACTGGAAGCAGAGAAGGGAAAACTAGCTGTTTTCTTGCGTGGTGGTGGTGTAAGTGCTTTACAGATACTTTGGAAGACGAGATCCCTCCCTGCCTTGAAAAATGTATAATCCAAATGTTAATGTGCATATAATAAATGCAGCAGAAATCTCCAGGACGGAATGGTGAAGTTGCATATGAAGCTTGTTGGCCCCACAATATTGTCTGCATATTTTGTAGAAATGGTTTGTCCCCTTCACCTGGGAAGGATTTGATTCTATAGCCCTAAAGGAAGATGTGTGTTTCAAGGAGGGACTTGATGCAGCAGAAGTTGCAGGCATTTTGGGGCCTAGCTGATGGCTGATTGGAGCACAACAGTGCTGTAGACATGTCCCTTTGGGGTGGTAGAGGAAGCAGCCTCATCAGATCTATGACATCGAGGGAATCCTCAGCTGGGCTTGTCTACTGGCTCTACATCCCCTTTGTTCTGGCCGACTGGTGGAAAGAGGCCCAGAAAGGTGGAGGAGGATCTTACCTCCAGCTTCTGAAAGAATAAATAAATGTCATGTATTTGTTAATGTTACAGCTAGTCCCCCTCGGCTTGTGTCGATGGAAGAGCTGATGGAAACAGCAAAAGGAGTTTCCAATATGGCGTTAGCACATGAAATTGTAGTCAATGGAGGCTTCCAGATTAAACCAGCTGAATTACCAGAAGGCAGGTAAGATGGTTACtgatagaaagaaagaaatcgcTGTTTATATCAGTCCTTTGGATGTAAAGAGTGGAATATGCAGTACTTTTGGGGAAAAATTCCATGAAAAGAATTGTAATGTGTTTCTTAGCTTTTCACCACTTCTTCATTCTAGCATCACTATTTTACTCTTCTGTATTCTTTAACATCCTCTTCCTTTGTAGTAACTTTCTAAAGTTGACTCTTGGGCCTGGTCTTCACTAGAAAATTTGGTTGGATTAACGTCAGCTGGGTTTGTGAAATATCCTCAACCTTGAGCCAACCTAAGTCCCCATTTAGATagcgctaggttgatggaagaattcttctgtcaacctagctactgacTCTCGGGGAGGAGAATTGCTGTTACGccaatgggaaaacccctcctgtCGGCATAGGTAATGTCCAaactgaagtgctgcagctgtagcgttagacatacccttaagtTGCTCTTGGAACAAATGGTTACTGCTTTCAGGATTTGCCTGAACTTCAGTGGCTAATGGAGTAAGAATTCCAAGGTAGCTCCAGGCATCTTCAGAAAAGGATCAAGGCCACATTCAGATCTGGTGTGAACATTTGCAGCTTCAGTAGAGTTGCACAATTAAATCAAAACATTGAAACTTGTTTACACTAACTCTGAATTTGACCGTCCAACTTAGTAAAAATATCTTAACGCCCATGTATTTTGACAAGCGGTGAGTTGTGCTCAGTCATGAAGGAAATACCTTACTGCTGTGACATTCTGGTTTCACGTTTCAAATTTTACCCAAAGGACTTGCACCGCTTCTAGGAAGTTAATTAGGTTGTGTCTTGCTAAGAAACACTGATGTTGTTCATGTGAAGATGAAATAAATTATGATTTTGTGGTTTGTCTtctcttcatagaatatcagagttggaagggacctcaggaggtcatctagtccaaccccctgctcaaagcagggctgatccccagacagatttttgccttgatcactaaatggccccctcaaggattgaactcacaaccctgggtttagcaggccaatgctcaaaccactgagctatccctccccccccctttataGATTACTTTTAGACGTAGCATTTTCTGGATGCTTTTAAGGGTCTTATTTTTCACCTGCTCTGTATCTTTTCAGCTGTGATGTCAGCCATTCCAAATCATTCCAGTTTTTATACTCTTGTGCCTGATTAAAATGGCAATTTTGTCCTCTAAACTTCTCTAAATCATTACATGTAAGATACTAACTGTCATCTTTGGATATTGTTGTGTCTACTAACAGCCTGGAGAAAACTGTAAAAGAGATTGTACATAAAGCTTTTTGGGACTGTCTGGAAGCCCAATTAAGTGAAGATCCACCAACATATGATCATTCAATTAAACTTGTTGGGGAGATTAAAGAGGTAAGAAGGTGTGACATCAGAAGTAATTTACAGAGATTACATGGCACAGATATGCAAACTATACACACAGTTATACAGCGATGGCAGAATGCTCTGTAGAAGTCTAGACGATAGCTTTATCTATAGGCTTCATGGACgcatggggggaaaaaataaatgtgaaagCAAGAAATGCCGAGTCATGTTAGATGAAGGGAAGGTTGCAGGTAACGTTACTTTAATAATTCTGAGGTTGCAGTAGCAAAATGTGACAATTATTTGTGCCacaatagcacctagaggcaCCAGTCTAGGTTTAGCGAAAAACccctccctgtcccaaagagcttacaatctgaatAACACCAATACTGTATAGAATGCAGGAAAACTATAATTAAAAAATATACTGTGTAATTTTTGTGGTCCTATGTTTTGAAAAACTATTAAGACGTCATCTGCCATAGAAATCTATGAAGTTGGTTGTTAATTCAGACCATTATTCAGTTCCTTTGTAAGATGGTGAAACAATAATGTTGGTTGTTGTGAAAAACAAGcaaaatgaaaatttgttttctttcaggctCTTCTATCTTTCTTATTGCCTGGTCATACTCGATTAAGAAATCAGATTACTGAAGTTCTGGATCTGGATCTGATAAAGCAGGAGGCAGTGAATGGGGCCCTGGATATTTCTAAGCTGGCAGAATTCATCATTGGAATGATGGGGACCCTTTGTGCTCCAGTTAGAGATGAAGAAATTAAGAAACTGAAAGACATTCATGAAATAGTCCCACTATTCAGGTACTGGAATGACATTAAGGAATCAGACTGTGGGGTCACTTAATTCATTTCAGATTTGCTTGTAGAAAGATCCAAATTTTACCTTTGCATGCTGGTGGCATATACAGTCTGCTAGCAAAAAATTCTTTCTAGAAAAGTATAAAGCAAGCAGAGGAGGAAAACTAAAGAAGAAAATTCCAGCAGCTATTAGCAAAGACCCTTTTGGTTCTGGTGAACTGAAGGTATTTGTATGTAGCTTTGTGTAATTGGAAACAATCATTTTCTGAAATGCCATATTTAGGTAAGAGAATCTTTCCCTGGATATTGGAAGACTGTCTTAAGAAAAGCATGAATTCCTTGTTCACTTTTCCTTTCTGTTGATATACATTAAATAATTTAGAAAATAATAATGTTCACTCAGCTTTAGGGTGGTCTTctaccaattcatccctcatttcttcccctccacctcctctCTTATATGTAATAATATATTACAGGTGTTTAAAAGTGGAAAGCATATAGAGCCTGGATATGTCTTATGCCATTTTCTGTTTTGTTACTAtctcatttaaataaattgtGCAAAAGTTCTCAACAGTTACAGAGAATTTTGTTAACTGTCATCAGTAGTGTATTGAGCTATTTGTGTCTTACCCGACTaaggcatttcctaattttgttGTCTCCAAGAGTGAGGATTTTCCTTAGAggaaaatacctttttttttttttgagaatggAAATGTTTACACGTAAGTAGATGTTGGAGTTAATTTCTTCCATGgccttttcatttttatttatctcCGTCGCGGAGAATAGATGCACAGGTTGAGAGAGGTCAGAGTATATGTTAGGCTCGGAATTCAAGACTTTTTCCTAAATTCAGCATGTGATGACGTGTCCCAAGAGAACTGATCTGTGGAAAGGACTCTAGTACGTTCTCAGAAGTTTCTTTACAGGGGAACGAGCCTCATTACCCTGGCACTCTTTCCGAAGACTTCAAGCTCCATGTAAAAACTTACCATGCTTTTTTAATGTTCTTAATAGCTCATTTCCTTGGACAATCTATGCTAAGTAAGTCTTGCAAATTGTACATTTTAAACATGTGCAGCCCTGcttgaaaaaataacatttttcttttcttttctcttcagaGCAATTTTCTCTGTATTAGACTTAATGAAAATGGACATGGCTAACTTTGCTGTCAGTAGCATTAGGCCGCGTTTAATGCAACAATCTGTTGAATATGAAAGAGAGAAGTTTCAGAAGATTTTTGAGAAACAGCCAAGTatgacttttttttcctcttctgaaTTATGTGCCTTTGCATGTTGGTGTCACAAACACAAAACAACCCACCAAATTCAGTATTTTGTTACATTGCTCCGTAATTCAAATAGAGATACCTCTGGTCCCTAGGCTTCAATTCAAGAAATTTGTGATACAAttctgcatttaaaaacaaaaaacaaacctagACCCAGGATATCAGTATAATATATGACACTATAAATCAGCATCAACATGCTAGTCTGTAGTACTGCCAGATTAATTTGTGGTTTCCATCCATGAGGTTTTCTGTGTTCAATCTGTTTTGGTATCTTCCAGAAGTTCTGAATCATAAAGTAAATAAAATGCATCTCAGTAACTAGCACCATGGGTAGTAGGAAAGACTAGTAGTGGTATTATTTGAAAACTATTCATGGGGGAAAAAGATAACTCCTGAAAGTAAGATTTTTACCAAAATGCTTTCTTTCAGATTCTCTAGACTTTGTCACCGACTGGCTGCAAGAAGCATCAGATGATCTTGCCAATTTGAGGTGTAAAAATTCACCTTCCCCTGGTGTTGGTGCTGCTGCTAGTGGAGTTCCTGTATTGTGTCCTGCTGCTGTACAGAATTGGGCATATCTAAAGCTGCTTAAGTGGGATCATGTGCACAGGCCTTTCCCAGAAGTAGGTATTTAAGAGATGATGTAGcttcttttatttaattttctacaCTGTTTTTGGTGATATAGCAGAAATCATTTGGACCCCCTTGTTCTTGACATAAAATACTAAAAGATTTAGGATTTAACTGGAGCGGTTGCAGTTCTTCTAATAGGATAACTCCattctgaatttatttatttatttttccaaaacTGAAGTTTAACTGAAGGTGAGGTAGCGTAATCTACTGTCTAGATCACTGGACTGAGaatcaggagatttgggttctgttcctggctctgtgtcACTGCACAAGTCATTTccttttctgtgcctctgttttccttcccaccatttttctgtcttgtctgtttagattgtaaactcttcaggactggGATAGTCTAATACTTTGCACAGTCCCCAGCACAGGAGTGTTCCAATCTCAGTGGGACccctagatgctactgtaatacaaatcctAATGTATTCTTTTTATCAGGTTACTTTTAACAGGTGTTCCTTTAGGGTGTTCCACTATGAATTTTCTGTATATGATTTTGTAATTTTCTATGggttatgtatgtatatatgagTCTCAAACACTGTCACATGGTCTCTCACTACAGCCGTTCATAAACTGCATTATGTTATGTGAGTTGCAGCTACTGTAAAGAAAAAAGATGCTTCAGAGAGTTCTTTCTGCATGGCTGAGCAGATGTTTTGATTACAAATGTCTGGTTTTATGCATGCAAAATGTCTCCGTTTAATAGTTGTTTGTGTATGAGGCTCACAGCATAAATCTCAGGGTTTACGATTTTGCAGAAGAATTGTCTGTCTTTCTAAGACCTGGACAGCTAGTTCATTGCTGGGAAGATTCTGAACCCAAACCTCTGAATTTAAACTAGATTTACAACCTTCAGCTTGTTGCAGAAGCAGTGCAGCTAGATTCTGTTGTACCACTATAAACCTAGTTATTCCATTGACTTTGACCATTGTATTCAGTTTGATGGAGGAGAAGCATAAGGGATATGGTATGTCGAGAACTGACATTGAGTTAAGTAATCAAACAGCTGTTTGCTCACCCAGGATGAACACTCCACAAAATCTTTCCCCTTGGTAGTTGTAACTTGTATCTTATGAACCATCTCATGTATTTCCCTGTAACTCTGTTTTGAGAGGAAGGCACGTGTGAGAGTTCAGAAAACTAACATTCACAACTGAGCTACAAAAATTTACATTGTTCAGTATAAATTATGATTGGTGTAATGTGATCCATTAATTGATAACTCTCGTGCTTTATTTTGAATGTAGTAACCCAATAAGTTTTAACTTTTTATCTCAAAAGGAGAATATTTTTATTCGTTTGTCTTGAAACAAATCCATCTGTAATAGAAGCTGAGTAATTCAAAGATGAAAcataagcatttttttaaaacattcttttATTTTGTGAATTGAATTAGTGCTCATTAAAGCAAGGGATTGAAAACATTAAAACCAGGCATTGTGCAAGTTTACCAACACAGCTCTGTTAAATCATCTTGGTTCTCACCTGCTAATCCCTGATACTCCACTCCTGGATCTTTCTGGAGCAtacactgcctatcatgctgagtTTTAATAAATGTAAATGGTGGTATTTGGATGGAAACAAATGTCCTCTAAGCACTAAGATGAGACATTTACTGAGACTTAACCTTGGGTCTGCCTTAggataaaaaatgtaaaatggatACAAACATCTTCAGTGCATAAACCAGCCATTAACTAAACTGTGTAGAAAGATTTCTCCCATAGGAAAGTTATTCTATAATTGTTCATTGTGGATTTCTTGCACTGTCCACTGTTTTCCCTGTAAAACATCAGATTAGATGGACCATATTTGACTAGACTGATTGTGTAATTAGGTGTTGGAAATAAGACTGGTGCACTATCCCACTGTAACACCAATCCCTTGAAGGGTCCTAGAGAGAGGAAACTCTAGTAATTATCTAACTTTTTAACCATAATAAAAGCTTTTAATTTAAAGAGGACTGTTTTCTGAGTATTGCATCTTTTTGATATATACTAACAGTGACCTTGAATTCTACTCCTATCTGGGAAATCGGGTTTTAGGAGTGAATATGGAAATTTTGTAGGAGAAGCAAATTGAGATAAAATGTTTCCTCTCTGGGCTTCCAAACATGCTGCTTACAGAGCACCTCTTATTGGATTttactcaggctatggctacacttgcgctctcccagcgctgtccatactccacctccctgtggggaataacgtacagcgctgggagccgcgctcccagcgctggggctttgaccacactggcgctttgcagcgccacaatttgcagcgctggagagggtgtgttttcacaccctgctgcagcgctgcaaatttgcaagtgtagccatggcctcagagTGGCATTGGTACCACTGGCCCATCCTTCAAATGAATGGAATACTGATACAATTTTGAAGTCTGTGTACTAAAGGAATTCAGTTTTCAGAATAATCTTCATTATGTTACATAGCCTCACAATTTCAGTTTCACTATACTTTGTTAGCCCAGCATTTACTCTATCTTTGCAGACATTGTTAATGGACCAAACCCGCTTTCAGGAAATGCAGCTGGAGCTGGAACAGCTCACCTTGACTGGTGCTATCCTCCTGGTCATGTTCAATGTAGCGGGTGCAGCACTTTCCAATCTGCCAGGGTTTGCTGACAAAATCAAAACCATTATAAAGGTGTTGTTGATGGGAATGCATCTTCCGTGAGTATCTGAATGACTCCTACCTAGCATCTCTCAGCTATGTTATGTTCAATTGTTGAAGTGGTGGTTGATGGCTTAATTTTGTTGTGATCCTAGTGAGTATTGATTGCATGGGCTTCTCTTACTCTCTTGACTTCAAGAAACTTAGGGAAGGATAGAAGGGACAAGTGATTAGAATGGAGGGCTTTCACTCACGCAAGCGTACAAGGCTAGCAGTTTTTTCTAAGGAAATTAACCACCTTATTCCTTTCCTCCCCATCCGACATGCCTGTGCCAAACAATTCATTTGCCGCTGTTACTATTTTTCATGCGAAGTCTTCTACCAAGTCCACAGCCTTATGTTGGCAGTTAACCATGCTTCATAGCTTGGACCAGTCGCCCTCCATCCTTCACAAAATTGTTTG
Proteins encoded in this region:
- the TCP11L1 gene encoding T-complex protein 11-like protein 1 isoform X1: MPHSHKEIDSETLKMSQDPDIPHTSEEKSSDSEDIQEDSLNNPDQSMRERIRRSTSSPHRCNRAQSSPPRLVSMEELMETAKGVSNMALAHEIVVNGGFQIKPAELPEGSLEKTVKEIVHKAFWDCLEAQLSEDPPTYDHSIKLVGEIKEALLSFLLPGHTRLRNQITEVLDLDLIKQEAVNGALDISKLAEFIIGMMGTLCAPVRDEEIKKLKDIHEIVPLFRAIFSVLDLMKMDMANFAVSSIRPRLMQQSVEYEREKFQKIFEKQPNSLDFVTDWLQEASDDLANLRCKNSPSPGVGAAASGVPVLCPAAVQNWAYLKLLKWDHVHRPFPETLLMDQTRFQEMQLELEQLTLTGAILLVMFNVAGAALSNLPGFADKIKTIIKVLLMGMHLPSFNLSESLATLGEKVCAEVNSCLSQHGFTPFTTEKEIALKGQIQTLGNSDNTICKLIDSRIQAFLESYLTSGHQKSFPAIPGGLGPIQREMEEIAVKYVRLVNYNKMVFSPYYDVILSKLLNKEESQLLG
- the TCP11L1 gene encoding T-complex protein 11-like protein 1 isoform X2, which encodes MSQDPDIPHTSEEKSSDSEDIQEDSLNNPDQSMRERIRRSTSSPHRCNRAQSSPPRLVSMEELMETAKGVSNMALAHEIVVNGGFQIKPAELPEGSLEKTVKEIVHKAFWDCLEAQLSEDPPTYDHSIKLVGEIKEALLSFLLPGHTRLRNQITEVLDLDLIKQEAVNGALDISKLAEFIIGMMGTLCAPVRDEEIKKLKDIHEIVPLFRAIFSVLDLMKMDMANFAVSSIRPRLMQQSVEYEREKFQKIFEKQPNSLDFVTDWLQEASDDLANLRCKNSPSPGVGAAASGVPVLCPAAVQNWAYLKLLKWDHVHRPFPETLLMDQTRFQEMQLELEQLTLTGAILLVMFNVAGAALSNLPGFADKIKTIIKVLLMGMHLPSFNLSESLATLGEKVCAEVNSCLSQHGFTPFTTEKEIALKGQIQTLGNSDNTICKLIDSRIQAFLESYLTSGHQKSFPAIPGGLGPIQREMEEIAVKYVRLVNYNKMVFSPYYDVILSKLLNKEESQLLG